The Persephonella sp. IF05-L8 genome contains a region encoding:
- the cas4 gene encoding CRISPR-associated protein Cas4 — protein MQPEINFEELKVNGIKVNYYFICPRKLWLFDRNISMESKSDKVLMGALLHESSYKRDKPKEVLIDNLISIDIVDSLNIREVKYSDKMAYADKMQILYYLYYLKKLGINKKGIINYPKQRKREYIELTPEYEKEIEKALVEIDKILKQEKPPPVINVPYCKKCAYFEFCYG, from the coding sequence ATGCAACCAGAAATAAACTTTGAAGAACTTAAGGTAAATGGGATAAAGGTTAATTATTACTTTATCTGTCCCAGAAAGCTGTGGCTTTTTGACAGAAATATCAGTATGGAAAGTAAATCTGATAAAGTTTTAATGGGAGCATTACTCCATGAAAGCAGTTATAAGAGGGATAAGCCAAAGGAAGTTTTGATAGATAATTTGATTTCAATAGATATTGTTGATAGTCTCAATATCCGCGAAGTCAAATACTCAGATAAAATGGCATATGCAGATAAAATGCAAATTCTTTATTATCTTTACTACCTGAAAAAACTTGGAATTAACAAAAAAGGAATAATAAATTATCCCAAACAAAGAAAAAGAGAATACATAGAATTAACTCCCGAGTATGAAAAAGAGATAGAAAAGGCATTAGTAGAAATTGATAAAATTTTAAAGCAAGAAAAACCGCCACCTGTAATAAATGTTCCTTACTGCAAAAAATGTGCTTATTTTGAATTTTGTTATGGATAA
- the cas1b gene encoding type I-B CRISPR-associated endonuclease Cas1b → MSRRFYINSNGRLRRKENTLYFETEQDGQAIKKALPINDIDAIYVFGELDINTKALNYLSQYDIPIHFYNYYGFYSGSFLPRKKNVSGSLLVEQVRHYLDNDKRQYLAISFIEGAVHHILRNLRKNEIDPKDYEDIEKDLLPKIFETKTSEELMAIEGNIRDRYYQLFNKIIKNEDFFMEKREKRPPDNPINALISFGNSIMYNTVLTEIYRTQLDPTVSYLHSPQEKRFSLSLDLAEIFKPFIVDPLIFSLINTGQITIKDFDKDLNYAYLNEDGRKKFLKAYEERLAKTVKHRKLKRKVSYRQLIRLECYKLIKHLIGDEDYQPFKAWW, encoded by the coding sequence ATGTCCAGAAGATTTTATATTAACTCAAACGGAAGGCTCAGGAGAAAAGAGAACACTCTGTATTTTGAAACAGAGCAGGATGGACAGGCTATTAAAAAAGCTCTACCTATTAACGACATTGATGCAATTTATGTATTTGGCGAGCTTGATATAAACACAAAAGCCTTAAACTATCTTTCCCAATATGACATTCCAATTCATTTTTATAATTACTATGGCTTTTATTCAGGAAGTTTTCTGCCAAGGAAGAAAAATGTTTCAGGTTCCCTTTTGGTTGAGCAGGTTAGACATTATTTAGATAATGACAAAAGGCAATATCTGGCAATTTCTTTTATAGAAGGGGCTGTTCATCACATCTTAAGGAATTTAAGAAAAAATGAGATAGACCCTAAGGACTATGAAGATATTGAAAAAGATTTACTGCCTAAAATTTTTGAAACAAAAACATCAGAAGAACTGATGGCAATAGAAGGGAATATCCGAGACAGATATTATCAGCTTTTTAATAAAATCATTAAAAATGAAGATTTTTTTATGGAAAAAAGAGAAAAAAGACCACCTGATAATCCGATAAATGCATTAATTAGTTTTGGAAACTCTATTATGTATAACACAGTTTTAACTGAGATTTACAGAACCCAGCTTGACCCTACGGTTAGCTATCTTCACTCGCCCCAGGAAAAAAGATTTTCCCTTTCTCTTGATTTGGCGGAGATTTTTAAACCGTTTATTGTTGACCCATTGATTTTTTCATTAATAAACACAGGTCAAATCACTATTAAAGATTTTGATAAAGACCTGAACTATGCTTACTTAAATGAAGATGGAAGAAAAAAGTTTCTAAAAGCTTATGAAGAAAGGCTTGCAAAGACTGTGAAGCACAGAAAGCTAAAAAGAAAAGTGTCCTATAGGCAATTAATCAGGCTTGAGTGCTATAAATTGATAAAACATTTAATCGGCGATGAAGATTATCAACCATTTAAAGCATGGTGGTAA
- a CDS encoding type II toxin-antitoxin system death-on-curing family toxin, with protein sequence MFPVDLVNKIHNRIISETGGSYGVRDINLLKSALEIPFQTFEGKELYPSIEEKAAKLLETLIKNHPFVDGNKRTAYVLFTLYLELNGFYIKAEEDEKFKFVMKIAESKYSFKEILEWIKANTNKQNGKI encoded by the coding sequence ATGTTCCCTGTAGATTTGGTAAATAAAATTCATAACAGAATAATTTCTGAAACTGGGGGGAGTTATGGTGTAAGGGATATAAATTTATTAAAATCTGCCTTAGAAATACCATTTCAAACATTTGAAGGGAAAGAATTATATCCGTCTATAGAAGAAAAAGCTGCTAAACTTCTTGAGACATTAATAAAAAATCATCCATTTGTAGATGGAAATAAAAGAACTGCTTATGTCTTGTTCACTTTATATTTAGAACTTAATGGTTTCTATATAAAAGCTGAAGAAGATGAAAAATTTAAATTTGTTATGAAAATTGCTGAAAGCAAATATTCTTTTAAAGAAATTTTAGAATGGATAAAAGCTAATACAAATAAACAGAATGGGAAAATTTAA
- the cas2 gene encoding CRISPR-associated endonuclease Cas2, translating to MFVIITYDITDDKRLNKVRKILKKYLYWKQLSTFEGEISEGKLAQCLSEIDKIIDANEDSIYVYEVKNPKNMKKKILGIEKNYMDNFL from the coding sequence ATGTTTGTGATAATTACTTATGACATAACAGATGATAAGAGACTGAATAAGGTTAGAAAAATTTTAAAGAAATATCTTTACTGGAAACAATTATCCACATTTGAGGGGGAGATATCAGAAGGAAAACTCGCCCAATGTCTGTCAGAAATAGATAAGATTATAGACGCTAATGAAGACAGCATTTATGTTTATGAAGTGAAAAATCCAAAGAATATGAAGAAAAAGATTTTAGGAATAGAAAAGAATTATATGGATAATTTCTTGTGA